The following proteins are encoded in a genomic region of Pseudomonas sp. Os17:
- a CDS encoding terminase has translation MGKRHPNLPAWQWRVYPQSHQHPTNLVLHLIAVPLFIVGFLLIVSGVFSLSFLSLAIGLVGVLAALGLQRHGHSLEAQAVEPFTDRQDAVQRLLVEQFLTFPRFVLSGAWWRAWLQRHRH, from the coding sequence ATGGGCAAACGTCACCCCAATCTTCCGGCCTGGCAATGGCGCGTCTACCCGCAGAGCCACCAGCACCCGACCAATCTGGTGTTGCACCTGATTGCCGTACCGCTGTTCATCGTCGGTTTTCTGCTGATTGTCTCGGGCGTGTTTTCCCTGAGTTTCCTGAGTCTGGCCATCGGCCTGGTCGGTGTATTGGCCGCCCTGGGCCTGCAACGCCACGGCCATAGCCTGGAAGCCCAAGCCGTCGAGCCTTTCACTGATCGCCAGGACGCCGTGCAACGCCTGCTGGTGGAACAGTTTCTGACCTTCCCGCGCTTTGTCCTCAGCGGTGCCTGGTGGCGGGCCTGGTTGCAACGCCACCGGCACTGA
- a CDS encoding DoxX family protein — protein MSTLIKNVLSTRAGYGLTVLRIFVGIIFAAHGSQKLFGWFGGGGLAGTAQWMESIGLAPGYLMALLAGGTEFFAGLALIIGLLARPAALGLSFTLLVAIFSVHISHGLFMANNGYEFALALLGGTLAVLFEGAGKLSLDATIAK, from the coding sequence ATGAGCACACTGATCAAAAACGTACTGAGCACTCGCGCCGGTTATGGCTTGACCGTTTTGCGGATTTTCGTCGGCATCATCTTTGCTGCCCACGGTTCGCAAAAACTCTTTGGCTGGTTCGGTGGTGGCGGCCTGGCGGGGACGGCTCAGTGGATGGAGAGCATCGGCCTGGCGCCGGGGTATCTGATGGCGTTGCTGGCCGGTGGTACCGAGTTCTTCGCGGGTCTGGCGCTGATCATTGGCCTGTTGGCGCGTCCTGCTGCGCTGGGCCTGTCGTTCACCCTGCTGGTGGCAATCTTTTCGGTGCATATCAGCCACGGTTTGTTCATGGCCAACAATGGCTATGAATTCGCCCTGGCGCTGCTGGGCGGTACCCTTGCCGTGCTGTTTGAAGGCGCCGGCAAACTGTCGCTGGATGCAACGATCGCCAAGTAA
- a CDS encoding transglycosylase SLT domain-containing protein: protein MTRPSILLALCLSLLLPLPALARLAGPPEALASGKVRDLAEIRSSRVLRVLVNQSRNSSGEVQGQAIGVEYHRLRAFEQYLNGHARDGQEISLKIIPKAKDQLLGALQRGEGDLVAPGELLEALPGHVVSSSDPIVSNVPLLLVGIKGERRYTRIEQLSGKTLTLTTGSAAGEAVSQINQRLALRKLAPIKVEWVDPSLAVEDVLEMVQGGIFHLTIVEQPIAERWSKILPKLRFDRQLKISEPGEEHWFVRRDASMLRASIDRFLKSYKTPADQDVAFLRIYRRQYQVHYPLAQADRQRLEKLRPVLQKHAGEQGMDWLNLAALAFKESALQPSARSGSGPTGLMQITPSAAQRVGVNNIQSLDNNVQAGAKYLAMIRRKFFASPKLNERERMAFVLAAYNMGPERVQGMRSEARRRGLNPNQWFFQVERIAMEQVGMGAVSYVNSVNKYYLAFDRERDSLEPRERKVASRK, encoded by the coding sequence ATGACCCGACCCTCGATCTTGCTCGCGCTGTGCCTGTCGCTGCTGCTGCCCTTGCCGGCGCTGGCCCGTCTGGCCGGACCGCCGGAAGCCCTCGCGTCCGGCAAGGTCCGCGACCTGGCAGAGATCCGCAGCAGCCGCGTGCTGCGGGTGCTGGTCAATCAGAGCCGCAACAGCTCCGGTGAGGTCCAGGGACAGGCCATCGGCGTCGAATACCATCGCTTGCGCGCGTTCGAGCAATACCTCAATGGTCATGCCCGTGACGGACAGGAAATCAGCCTCAAGATCATTCCCAAAGCCAAGGATCAGTTGCTGGGTGCGTTGCAGCGGGGAGAGGGCGATCTGGTGGCGCCAGGGGAATTACTGGAGGCTCTGCCGGGCCATGTGGTCAGTTCCAGCGATCCCATCGTCAGCAATGTTCCGTTGCTGTTGGTGGGTATCAAGGGCGAGCGTCGTTACACGCGGATCGAACAGCTGTCCGGCAAGACGCTGACCCTGACCACCGGCAGTGCCGCCGGCGAGGCGGTGAGTCAGATCAATCAGCGACTGGCCTTGCGCAAGCTGGCGCCGATCAAGGTCGAGTGGGTGGACCCGAGTCTGGCGGTGGAGGACGTGCTGGAAATGGTCCAGGGGGGAATCTTTCACCTGACCATCGTCGAGCAGCCGATTGCCGAGCGCTGGAGCAAGATCCTGCCCAAGCTGCGTTTCGATCGACAGTTGAAGATCAGCGAGCCGGGCGAGGAGCACTGGTTTGTGCGGCGCGATGCGTCGATGCTGCGGGCCAGCATCGACCGTTTTCTCAAGAGCTATAAGACCCCGGCGGATCAGGATGTGGCGTTCCTGCGCATCTATCGGCGTCAGTATCAGGTGCATTACCCCCTGGCCCAAGCCGACCGACAGCGCCTGGAGAAACTGCGTCCGGTGCTGCAGAAGCATGCCGGGGAACAGGGCATGGACTGGCTGAATCTGGCGGCCCTGGCGTTCAAGGAGTCGGCTCTGCAACCCAGCGCCAGGAGCGGTAGTGGCCCCACCGGACTGATGCAGATCACGCCTTCGGCGGCGCAACGGGTCGGGGTCAACAATATCCAGTCCCTCGATAACAATGTGCAGGCGGGAGCCAAGTACCTGGCGATGATTCGTCGCAAGTTCTTTGCCAGTCCCAAGCTCAACGAACGCGAGCGCATGGCTTTTGTCCTGGCCGCCTACAACATGGGGCCGGAACGGGTGCAGGGCATGCGCAGCGAAGCCCGGCGGCGAGGGCTCAATCCCAATCAGTGGTTTTTCCAGGTGGAGCGGATCGCCATGGAGCAGGTGGGTATGGGCGCGGTCAGCTATGTTAATAGCGTCAACAAATACTATCTGGCCTTCGATCGTGAACGGGACTCGCTGGAGCCTCGGGAGCGAAAAGTTGCGTCTCGCAAATAA
- a CDS encoding acyl-CoA thioesterase translates to MRFYDLLEAVRSQPQALTIPAEWAQGRASFGGLVVALQYEAMRAKVPADRPVRSLAVTFVGPVAPDVPVSFEVDVLREGKAVSQVLGRVMQEGQVVTLVQGSFGASRESSVTIDAEPAPEMKHWDDCQELPYIKGVTPEFMRHLAMRWSVGGLPFTGNRSRDMGGWVRLRGEVKEEPVTEAHILALVDAWPPALLPHLSKPAAGSTLTWTIEFVQPLLPVSTLDWCKYRVETEHARDGYGHAAAALWSPDGQLIALSRQTVTIFA, encoded by the coding sequence ATGCGTTTCTATGATTTGCTCGAAGCCGTTCGCAGCCAGCCCCAGGCGCTGACCATTCCGGCCGAGTGGGCTCAAGGTCGCGCCAGTTTCGGTGGCCTGGTGGTCGCCCTGCAGTACGAAGCGATGCGCGCCAAGGTTCCGGCCGACCGCCCGGTGCGCTCTTTGGCGGTCACTTTTGTCGGGCCCGTGGCGCCGGACGTTCCGGTCAGTTTTGAAGTGGATGTCCTGCGTGAAGGCAAGGCGGTTAGCCAGGTATTGGGGCGGGTGATGCAGGAAGGCCAGGTGGTGACCCTGGTGCAGGGCAGCTTTGGCGCCTCACGCGAGTCTTCGGTGACGATTGACGCCGAACCTGCGCCCGAGATGAAACACTGGGATGACTGCCAGGAGCTGCCCTACATCAAGGGCGTAACGCCGGAGTTCATGCGCCATCTGGCGATGCGCTGGAGCGTTGGCGGCCTGCCCTTTACCGGCAACCGTTCCCGGGACATGGGCGGCTGGGTGCGTTTGCGCGGGGAGGTCAAGGAAGAACCCGTGACCGAGGCGCACATCCTGGCGCTGGTGGATGCCTGGCCGCCGGCCTTGTTGCCGCACCTGAGCAAGCCGGCCGCCGGCAGCACCCTGACCTGGACCATCGAGTTCGTGCAGCCGCTGCTGCCAGTCAGCACCCTGGACTGGTGCAAGTACCGGGTGGAAACCGAACATGCCCGCGACGGTTACGGCCACGCGGCGGCGGCACTCTGGAGTCCCGATGGACAACTGATTGCTCTGAGCCGGCAGACGGTGACCATCTTCGCCTGA
- the greB gene encoding transcription elongation factor GreB: MSTKLITQDGYDALKQELDYLWREKRPDITQKVTWAASLGDRSENADYQYNKKLLREIDRRVRYIRKRLEDMKVVTYAPEQEGRVFFGAWVEVENEAAEIKRFRIVGYDEIYLRKDYISIDSPMARALLKKEVGDEAIVHTPAGETCWWINQIEYVK, from the coding sequence TTGAGTACCAAGCTCATCACACAGGATGGTTACGACGCACTGAAGCAGGAGCTGGATTATCTGTGGCGGGAGAAACGTCCGGACATCACCCAGAAGGTCACCTGGGCGGCGTCCCTGGGGGATCGCAGCGAGAATGCCGACTATCAGTACAACAAGAAGCTGCTGCGGGAGATTGATCGTCGGGTGCGCTACATCCGCAAGCGTCTGGAAGACATGAAAGTGGTGACCTATGCCCCGGAGCAGGAAGGCCGGGTATTTTTCGGTGCCTGGGTCGAAGTGGAAAACGAGGCCGCCGAGATCAAGCGCTTTCGTATCGTCGGTTATGACGAGATCTATCTGCGCAAGGACTACATTTCCATCGACTCGCCGATGGCCAGGGCGCTACTGAAGAAGGAAGTGGGCGACGAAGCCATTGTTCATACCCCGGCGGGTGAAACCTGCTGGTGGATCAACCAGATCGAGTACGTGAAGTAG
- a CDS encoding methyl-accepting chemotaxis protein produces MGAWLSNISLKYKFWAVNAVAFVTTLLLVLYAVQLEQQARSQAAQAAARSQAHLLNAWPAGQPLPSGENLLAFSQGQTPSLNEQALPELNGANGWVEINHMPLFGDNPLLGAEVVSRANGQQVAVLAHAPSLAQVFSDRFTNYAVAVFILMFAMLCASQLLIRFLLSQLNTLKDVMLHVEKTGDLSARVPLSCKDEVGQMASAFNAMQAGYQRVVNTVANTARQLDQGAARLASSMNDVRHGMLGQQSETDQAATAINEMSATVFHIAQHAGATRDLSQTADTLAGTGHEVVGRVQKSIAGLSNGVQQTAEMIQKLAEDSQKINGVVNVIHSIAEQTNLLALNAAIEAARAGEMGRGFAVVADEVRNLAKRVQSSTDEITGMVAALQAGTRDAVDFMQESSFKADDCVQQAQEAGAALAEITGAVAQMRESNTQIAVAAEQQSQVAEEMNRAVVSIRDVTENTVQQTVASATTSSELATLAGELSKAIGQLKL; encoded by the coding sequence ATGGGTGCCTGGCTTAGCAATATCTCGCTGAAATACAAATTCTGGGCGGTCAATGCGGTCGCCTTCGTCACCACCCTGTTATTGGTGCTGTACGCGGTGCAACTGGAGCAGCAGGCCCGTAGTCAGGCCGCACAGGCCGCAGCCCGGAGCCAGGCACATCTGCTCAATGCCTGGCCTGCGGGACAGCCCTTGCCCAGTGGCGAGAACCTGTTGGCCTTCTCCCAGGGCCAGACTCCCAGCCTCAACGAACAGGCCTTGCCTGAACTGAACGGCGCCAACGGCTGGGTCGAAATCAATCACATGCCGCTCTTCGGCGACAACCCGCTGCTGGGTGCCGAGGTCGTCAGCCGCGCCAATGGCCAGCAGGTTGCCGTACTGGCCCACGCACCGAGCCTGGCTCAGGTCTTCAGCGACCGCTTCACCAATTACGCCGTGGCCGTCTTCATCCTGATGTTCGCCATGCTTTGCGCCTCGCAGTTGCTGATCCGCTTTCTCCTCAGCCAGCTCAACACCCTCAAGGATGTGATGCTGCATGTGGAGAAAACCGGCGACCTGTCGGCCCGGGTGCCGCTGTCCTGCAAGGACGAAGTCGGCCAGATGGCCAGCGCCTTCAATGCCATGCAGGCCGGTTACCAGCGGGTGGTGAACACCGTGGCCAACACCGCTCGCCAGCTGGATCAGGGCGCCGCGCGCCTGGCCTCGAGCATGAACGATGTGCGTCACGGCATGCTCGGTCAGCAAAGTGAAACCGATCAGGCCGCCACTGCCATCAACGAAATGTCCGCCACCGTCTTCCACATCGCCCAGCACGCCGGCGCCACCCGGGACCTGTCCCAGACCGCCGACACCCTGGCCGGCACCGGCCATGAAGTGGTCGGCCGAGTGCAGAAGTCCATTGCCGGGCTCTCCAACGGCGTGCAGCAAACCGCCGAGATGATTCAAAAGCTCGCGGAAGACAGCCAGAAGATCAACGGCGTGGTCAACGTGATCCACAGCATCGCCGAACAGACCAACCTGTTGGCTCTCAACGCCGCCATCGAAGCCGCCAGAGCCGGCGAAATGGGCCGCGGCTTTGCCGTGGTGGCCGACGAGGTGCGCAATCTGGCCAAACGCGTACAGTCTTCCACCGACGAGATCACCGGCATGGTCGCAGCCTTGCAGGCAGGCACCCGGGACGCCGTGGACTTCATGCAGGAGAGCTCATTCAAGGCCGACGACTGCGTGCAGCAGGCCCAGGAAGCCGGGGCGGCTCTGGCGGAGATCACCGGCGCGGTGGCGCAGATGCGCGAAAGCAATACGCAGATTGCCGTGGCCGCAGAACAACAAAGCCAGGTGGCCGAAGAAATGAACCGGGCGGTGGTGAGCATCCGCGACGTCACCGAAAACACCGTGCAACAGACCGTGGCCTCCGCCACCACCAGCAGTGAACTGGCGACCCTGGCCGGCGAACTGAGCAAGGCCATCGGCCAACTGAAACTCTGA
- a CDS encoding ABC transporter permease — protein sequence MARMPLLRLLSLAVRQLLRDARAGELRVLFFALLVAVAASTAIGYFGARLNGAMLLRATEFLGADLLLEGSSPARPEQIDSGRELGLEHARIVEFSSVIATDNGIQLSSIKAVDSAYPLRGQLKSAAAPYASEESGGGPKAGEAWVESRLLTALNLKIGDSIDVGLQTLRLARVLTYEPDRAGNFYSLTPRVLISLDDLQATGVVQPGSRVSYKELWRGPAAALEHYRQLIKPGLAANQRLQDARDGNQQIGGALGKAERYLNMASLVAVLLSGVAVALSANRFAARRFDASALLRCLGLSRRETMLLFSVQLAVLGLLASLAGALLGWLAQLGLFYLLHDLLPNDVPPGGLLPAIAGIGTGLVALAGFALPPLAALGRVPPLRVLRRDLLPIPSSTWMIYGAALFALGLIMWRLSLDLLLTFALLGGGLIAALFLGGLLLLLLQSLRRLLARSSLPWRLGLGQLLRHPLAAAGQSLAFGLILLSMALIALLRGELLDTWQNQLPKNAPNYFALNILPAEKQAFSDRLVQLSAPSAPLYPVVPGRLVSINGEPVREIVSKDSSGDRAVQRDLSLTWAADLPAGNSITEGQWWSSQTDDPVPGVSVEAKVAQSLKLKLGDRLIFTVAGVNREAQVTSLRSINWDNFQPNFFMIFQPGTLKDLPATYLTSFYLSPGHDQQIVELSRAFPAVTILQVEALLEQLRSILAQVTLAVEYVLLFVLAAGMAVLFSGLQATLDERIRQGALLRALGAERRLLIKARRIEFGLLGAVSGLLAALGSELISLVLYRFAFDLPWHPHPWLLLLPVIGALLIGGAGIFGTRRALNASPLSVLREG from the coding sequence ATGGCACGCATGCCACTGTTGCGCCTGCTGAGCCTCGCCGTCCGCCAGTTGCTGCGCGACGCCCGCGCCGGCGAGTTGCGCGTATTGTTCTTTGCGTTGCTGGTCGCCGTGGCGGCAAGTACCGCCATCGGCTATTTCGGCGCCCGTCTCAATGGCGCCATGTTGTTGCGCGCCACCGAGTTTCTCGGCGCTGACCTGCTGTTGGAAGGCAGCTCGCCGGCACGCCCGGAACAAATCGACAGTGGGCGCGAACTTGGGCTGGAGCATGCACGCATTGTCGAATTCTCCAGCGTCATCGCCACAGACAACGGCATTCAGCTGTCGAGCATCAAGGCCGTGGACTCCGCCTACCCGCTGCGCGGCCAGCTCAAGAGCGCAGCAGCTCCCTACGCCAGCGAAGAGTCGGGCGGGGGGCCGAAGGCGGGCGAGGCCTGGGTCGAGTCACGACTGCTGACCGCGCTGAACCTGAAGATCGGAGACAGCATCGATGTCGGCCTGCAGACCCTGCGCCTGGCGCGGGTCCTGACCTATGAGCCCGACCGGGCCGGCAACTTCTACAGCCTGACGCCCCGGGTGCTGATCAGCCTGGATGACCTGCAAGCCACCGGCGTCGTCCAGCCTGGCAGCCGGGTCAGCTACAAGGAGCTCTGGCGCGGCCCCGCCGCAGCCCTCGAACACTACCGCCAATTGATCAAGCCGGGACTGGCAGCCAACCAGCGACTGCAGGACGCCCGAGATGGCAACCAGCAGATCGGCGGCGCCCTGGGCAAGGCCGAGCGCTACCTGAACATGGCCAGCCTGGTGGCAGTGCTGCTGTCGGGTGTCGCCGTGGCCTTGTCAGCCAATCGCTTTGCCGCCCGCCGCTTCGATGCCAGCGCCCTGTTGCGCTGCCTGGGCTTGTCACGCCGGGAAACCATGCTGCTGTTCAGCGTGCAGTTGGCAGTGCTGGGGCTGCTGGCCAGCCTCGCCGGCGCGCTGCTGGGCTGGCTGGCCCAGCTTGGCCTGTTCTACCTGTTGCATGATCTTTTGCCCAACGACGTGCCACCTGGAGGACTGCTGCCAGCCATCGCCGGGATTGGCACCGGGCTGGTCGCCCTGGCGGGATTCGCCTTGCCGCCCCTGGCCGCACTGGGACGGGTCCCGCCATTGCGGGTCCTGCGGCGCGACCTGCTGCCGATTCCCTCCAGCACCTGGATGATCTATGGCGCCGCGCTATTTGCCCTGGGCCTGATCATGTGGCGCTTGAGCCTGGATCTACTGCTGACCTTCGCCCTGCTCGGTGGCGGCCTGATCGCTGCACTGTTCCTGGGCGGATTGCTGCTGTTGCTGCTGCAAAGCCTGCGTCGCCTGCTGGCCCGGTCGTCCCTGCCCTGGCGCCTGGGGCTGGGCCAATTACTGCGTCACCCCCTGGCGGCGGCCGGGCAATCCCTGGCCTTCGGCCTGATTCTGCTGTCCATGGCCTTGATCGCCCTGCTGCGGGGCGAGTTGCTGGATACCTGGCAGAACCAGTTGCCCAAAAATGCCCCGAACTACTTTGCCCTGAATATCCTGCCGGCCGAAAAGCAGGCTTTCAGCGATCGCCTGGTACAACTCTCGGCGCCCTCAGCACCGCTGTATCCGGTGGTTCCCGGACGCCTGGTGAGTATCAATGGCGAACCTGTGAGGGAGATTGTCAGCAAGGACTCCAGTGGCGACCGGGCCGTTCAGCGTGATCTGAGCCTGACCTGGGCCGCTGATCTGCCTGCCGGCAACAGCATCACCGAAGGCCAATGGTGGTCGAGCCAGACCGATGACCCGGTGCCTGGCGTGTCCGTGGAGGCCAAGGTGGCGCAAAGCCTGAAGCTGAAACTGGGTGACCGCTTGATCTTCACCGTGGCGGGAGTCAATCGGGAGGCCCAGGTCACCAGCCTGCGCAGCATCAACTGGGACAACTTCCAACCGAACTTCTTCATGATCTTCCAGCCAGGCACCCTGAAGGACCTGCCCGCCACCTACCTCACCAGCTTCTATCTGAGTCCAGGTCACGACCAGCAGATCGTCGAACTGTCCAGGGCTTTCCCGGCAGTCACCATCCTTCAAGTGGAGGCCCTGCTGGAGCAGCTGCGCAGCATCCTGGCCCAGGTCACTCTGGCGGTGGAATATGTGTTGCTGTTTGTCCTGGCGGCGGGAATGGCCGTGCTGTTTTCCGGCCTGCAAGCCACCCTGGACGAACGCATTCGCCAGGGTGCGCTGCTGCGCGCCCTCGGTGCCGAACGACGGTTGCTGATCAAGGCCCGACGGATCGAGTTCGGCTTGCTTGGCGCGGTCAGCGGCCTGCTGGCGGCCCTGGGCAGCGAACTGATCAGCCTGGTGCTCTACCGGTTTGCCTTCGACTTGCCCTGGCACCCCCACCCCTGGCTATTGCTGCTGCCGGTGATTGGCGCGCTGCTGATAGGCGGAGCCGGAATTTTCGGCACCCGCCGGGCGTTGAACGCCAGCCCCTTGAGCGTCCTGCGCGAAGGATGA
- a CDS encoding TatD family hydrolase, producing the protein MQLIDIGVNLTNPCFAEKHQAVLNRAYEAGVCQLILTGTSVDGSEQALELCQQLDADGQRLFATAGLHPHSASDWNADSPRRLRALLSEPRIRAVGECGLDFNRDFSPRPQQEKVLEEHLALAAELQLPVFLHERDANQRLLDILRDFRDRLPAAVVHCFTGEQRALFSYLDLDLHIGITGWICDERRGTHLHPLVRNIPRGRLMLESDAPYLLPRSLRPKPKNGRNEPAYLTEVLREVALHRDETPQDLASHSTACSRAFFNLPEIA; encoded by the coding sequence ATGCAACTCATCGATATCGGCGTCAACCTGACCAATCCCTGTTTTGCCGAAAAACACCAAGCCGTTCTCAATCGCGCCTATGAGGCCGGGGTCTGCCAATTGATCCTCACCGGAACCAGCGTCGATGGCAGCGAACAGGCCCTGGAACTGTGCCAGCAACTGGATGCCGATGGGCAAAGACTGTTCGCCACTGCGGGCCTGCACCCTCACTCTGCCAGCGACTGGAATGCCGACAGTCCGCGGCGCTTGCGCGCCCTGCTCAGCGAGCCACGGATACGGGCGGTGGGCGAATGCGGGCTGGACTTCAACCGCGACTTCTCCCCTCGCCCGCAGCAGGAAAAGGTCCTGGAAGAGCACCTGGCCCTGGCGGCCGAACTGCAACTGCCGGTGTTCCTCCACGAACGCGACGCCAACCAGCGTCTGCTGGACATTCTGCGAGACTTTCGTGACCGTTTGCCGGCGGCCGTGGTGCATTGCTTTACCGGCGAGCAACGAGCGCTGTTCAGCTACCTCGACCTGGACCTGCATATCGGCATCACCGGCTGGATTTGCGACGAACGCCGGGGCACCCATCTGCATCCACTGGTGCGCAACATCCCCCGGGGACGCCTGATGCTGGAAAGCGACGCCCCTTACCTGCTGCCCCGCAGCCTGCGGCCGAAACCGAAAAATGGCCGTAACGAACCGGCCTACCTGACAGAAGTCCTGCGGGAAGTGGCTCTGCACCGGGACGAAACGCCGCAAGACCTGGCCAGCCACAGCACGGCCTGCTCCAGAGCCTTTTTCAACTTGCCAGAAATTGCTTGA
- a CDS encoding response regulator transcription factor, translating into MGNIIIVDDHPLIRLAIRSVLEPHHHTIVAEADNGADAVQLVRKHMPDLLILDLGIPNLDGFSVIAHIKSADLHVKTLVLTSSDSKNFALRCLQAGAAGFLCKTENLHELANAVKAILSGYSYFPEDTINILQQNTNAASQESVLISRLTDREITVLKLLATGLNNQQIADALLISHKTVSTYKVRLLKRFNISNLVALAELAKRNAVV; encoded by the coding sequence ATGGGCAACATCATTATCGTCGATGACCACCCACTGATCCGACTGGCCATCAGGTCGGTGCTGGAACCCCATCACCACACCATCGTCGCTGAAGCCGACAACGGTGCGGACGCCGTGCAGTTGGTGCGCAAACACATGCCGGACCTGTTGATCCTCGACCTGGGGATTCCCAACCTGGACGGGTTCTCGGTCATCGCCCATATCAAGTCCGCGGACCTGCATGTGAAAACCCTGGTCCTGACTTCAAGCGACTCGAAGAACTTCGCCTTGCGCTGCCTGCAGGCCGGAGCCGCGGGCTTTCTGTGCAAGACCGAGAATCTTCACGAACTGGCCAATGCAGTGAAGGCCATTCTGTCCGGGTACAGCTACTTCCCGGAAGACACTATCAATATCCTGCAGCAGAACACCAATGCCGCCAGCCAGGAAAGCGTACTGATCTCCCGCCTGACCGATCGCGAGATCACAGTCCTGAAACTGCTGGCCACCGGCCTCAACAATCAGCAGATTGCCGACGCCCTGCTGATCAGCCACAAGACCGTCAGTACCTACAAAGTGCGTTTGCTCAAGCGCTTCAACATTTCCAACCTGGTAGCCCTGGCTGAACTGGCAAAGCGCAATGCGGTTGTTTGA